Proteins co-encoded in one Candidatus Polarisedimenticolaceae bacterium genomic window:
- a CDS encoding class I SAM-dependent methyltransferase produces MSPHRNSATPIPARVSPRLAAVASLVPEASRVADVGCDHGELARELLRSARASFVVASDVVRTARAAGGEVDWRVGDGLSPLTPGDRLDVVVLAGMGAATLLRILDRRRLDELGVRRLVVQPQTEPHRVRATMLERGFAVVDEAAAEDAGRFYAAIAFERGFGLPAFGGLEPGDTLAAGPVLLARRDPAARRHWERQRRRLAGLPARAPDLARAERLVSFFARGG; encoded by the coding sequence GTGTCCCCCCACCGCAATAGCGCAACTCCAATCCCGGCGCGGGTTTCGCCGCGCCTCGCCGCCGTCGCGTCGCTCGTCCCCGAAGCGAGCCGCGTCGCGGACGTGGGCTGCGACCACGGCGAGCTCGCGCGCGAGCTGCTCCGGAGCGCTCGCGCCAGCTTCGTCGTCGCCTCGGACGTGGTGAGAACCGCACGGGCCGCGGGCGGAGAGGTCGACTGGCGCGTGGGCGACGGCCTCTCGCCGCTGACCCCCGGCGATCGCCTCGACGTCGTCGTTCTGGCGGGAATGGGCGCCGCGACCCTCCTGCGCATCCTCGACCGGCGCCGGCTGGACGAGCTCGGCGTCCGCCGCTTGGTCGTCCAGCCGCAGACCGAGCCCCACCGCGTGCGGGCCACGATGCTCGAGCGCGGCTTCGCGGTGGTCGACGAGGCGGCGGCCGAGGACGCGGGGCGTTTCTACGCGGCGATCGCCTTCGAGCGGGGGTTCGGGCTCCCCGCGTTCGGCGGACTCGAGCCCGGGGACACCCTCGCGGCGGGGCCGGTCCTCCTCGCCCGCCGCGATCCTGCCGCGCGAAGGCACTGGGAGCGCCAGCGCCGGCGGCTGGCGGGGCTCCCGGCGCGCGCGCCGGATCTGGCCCGGGCGGAACGGCTCGTCAGCTTTTTTGCGCGCGGCGGATGA
- the efp gene encoding elongation factor P — MISTSDFKKGVRILVDGDPYAVEDYTVQTPSARGAATLVRARIRHLVNGTLVEKTWKSGEKFEEADVVYKQVQFLYGDGESCHFMDLQTYDQVALPDSALEETVPWLREEMMLSAVVWNGSIVGVSLPQYVEAEVDMVGAGARGDTASGKTLKDAVLKNGVTIRVPLFVEAGESVVVDPRTREFIRRAQKS, encoded by the coding sequence ATGATCTCGACCTCCGACTTCAAGAAAGGCGTCCGCATCCTCGTCGACGGCGACCCGTACGCCGTCGAGGACTACACCGTCCAGACCCCGTCGGCGCGCGGAGCGGCGACGCTCGTCCGCGCGCGCATCCGGCACCTGGTGAACGGGACGCTGGTCGAGAAGACCTGGAAGTCCGGGGAGAAGTTCGAGGAGGCCGACGTCGTCTACAAGCAGGTGCAGTTCCTCTACGGGGACGGGGAGTCCTGCCATTTCATGGACCTGCAGACCTACGACCAGGTCGCGCTCCCGGACTCCGCGCTCGAGGAGACGGTGCCGTGGCTTCGCGAGGAGATGATGCTCAGCGCGGTCGTCTGGAACGGCTCGATCGTCGGCGTCAGCCTGCCGCAGTACGTCGAGGCCGAGGTGGACATGGTCGGCGCCGGCGCGCGCGGGGACACCGCCAGCGGCAAGACCCTGAAGGACGCCGTGCTCAAGAACGGCGTCACGATCCGCGTGCCGCTGTTCGTCGAGGCGGGGGAGTCGGTCGTCGTCGACCCCCGCACGCGCGAGTTCATCCGCCGCGCGCAAAAAAGCTGA
- a CDS encoding 3'-5' exonuclease: protein MRLRLTRPICFFDLETTGTDPARDRIVEVAVLRVDPGGGSESRTRRIHPERPIPPDATAIHGIRDEDVKDAPVFRQVARSLLEFFADADLSGFNVRRFDVPLLDREFRDCGLDFALAGRRIVDAMGVFHRKEPRDLAAAVRFYLGREHEGAHGAEADVRASFEVLEAQLARYDDVPDTPEAIEAWLQPPAPPGAADRTGKFVLRDGRPAFNFGKHRGRALADVASEAPDYLKWLLQGDFPEDAKALVREALGRRA, encoded by the coding sequence ATGCGACTGCGCCTGACCCGACCGATCTGTTTCTTCGACCTCGAGACGACGGGGACGGACCCCGCGCGGGACCGCATCGTCGAGGTCGCCGTCCTGCGCGTCGACCCCGGCGGGGGCTCGGAGTCGCGGACCCGCCGCATCCATCCGGAGCGACCGATTCCGCCGGACGCCACCGCGATCCACGGGATCCGCGACGAGGACGTGAAGGACGCGCCGGTCTTCCGGCAGGTCGCGCGCAGCCTGCTCGAGTTCTTCGCCGACGCCGACCTCTCGGGGTTCAACGTGCGGCGCTTCGACGTCCCGCTGCTCGACCGCGAGTTCCGCGACTGCGGTCTCGATTTCGCGCTCGCGGGGCGGCGGATCGTCGATGCCATGGGGGTGTTCCACCGGAAAGAGCCGCGCGACCTGGCCGCTGCGGTGCGGTTCTACCTCGGACGCGAGCACGAGGGAGCCCACGGGGCCGAGGCGGACGTCCGCGCGAGCTTCGAGGTCCTCGAGGCGCAGCTCGCCCGTTACGACGACGTTCCCGACACCCCCGAGGCGATCGAGGCGTGGCTCCAGCCGCCCGCCCCGCCGGGCGCCGCCGACCGGACGGGGAAGTTCGTCCTGCGCGACGGCCGGCCGGCGTTCAATTTCGGCAAACACCGCGGCCGTGCCCTCGCCGACGTCGCGAGCGAGGCCCCGGACTACCTGAAGTGGCTGCTGCAGGGAGATTTCCCCGAGGACGCCAAGGCGCTGGTGCGCGAGGCGCTCGGGAGGAGAGCCTGA
- the glgP gene encoding alpha-glucan family phosphorylase — translation MGAARIPTLPGAEVDIPKEVSRIYDLAYNLWWTWSPRAHLLFSSVDPAAWLRTHNPVEVLQTIEPHLWETLLASESFMAEYHAVVDEFDRYMKGEATAWFPRTFPDRNGDPVAYLSTEFGWHECLGVYSGGLGVLSGDHCKSASDLGVPFVGIGLMYRRGYFQQTVDSDGRQQHFYPDYDLRRLPVLPVAGPGNKQLRVSVELPGRDLWLRVWKVQVGRVQILLLDSDLRENDPADRPITSVLYVRGREMRFYQELALGIGGFRALKALGIRPAVWHLNEGHSALVNLERAREVMRDGIGIEAALDRIREDSVFTTHTPVPAGNETFDVELVRNQLAGWGRSVADLERFVRLGLAKPEEDDPVFNMTILAIRTSSRRNGVSKLHGQVADAMWRFLWPEAPGAEARIGHITNGIHTPTWMGPETGELLRRHLGNDYLDHLLDPGFLDAVLAIPDAEVWAAHQAQKNRLLLVTRDRLLAQFARHGRSPEELRRVHHIFDPDHLTLGFARRFATYKRADLLFRDPERLRSILSHADRPVQIFFAGKAHPADKPGQELIRTIFDASISREFQGRIVFLENYDMRIARFLVQGVDVWVNTPRRPLEASGTSGMKSAANGGLNCSVYDGWWCEGYEAATGWVVGEAKDYSDPEQQDREDAASLYRVLAEEIAPVFYRRDASGTPVEWVGRMKRAIGKLAPRFSTQRMVREYALRAYVPASRPGGEADEASLWSP, via the coding sequence ATGGGCGCTGCGCGCATTCCGACCCTTCCCGGTGCCGAAGTCGACATCCCGAAGGAGGTCTCGAGGATCTACGATCTCGCCTACAACCTCTGGTGGACCTGGTCCCCCCGCGCCCACCTGTTGTTCAGCAGCGTCGATCCCGCCGCGTGGCTTCGCACCCACAACCCCGTCGAGGTCCTCCAGACCATCGAGCCGCACCTCTGGGAGACCCTCCTGGCCAGCGAGAGCTTCATGGCGGAGTACCACGCGGTCGTCGACGAGTTCGACCGCTACATGAAAGGCGAGGCGACCGCCTGGTTTCCGCGGACCTTTCCGGACCGGAACGGCGATCCGGTCGCCTATCTCTCGACCGAGTTCGGCTGGCACGAATGCCTGGGCGTCTATTCCGGCGGACTGGGCGTCCTCTCGGGCGACCACTGCAAGTCGGCGAGCGACCTGGGGGTCCCGTTCGTGGGGATCGGCCTGATGTACCGCCGCGGTTATTTCCAGCAGACCGTCGACTCCGACGGCCGCCAGCAGCACTTCTACCCCGATTACGACCTGCGCCGGCTGCCGGTGCTCCCCGTCGCCGGACCCGGCAACAAGCAGTTGCGCGTCTCCGTCGAGCTCCCCGGCCGCGACCTGTGGCTGCGCGTCTGGAAGGTCCAGGTCGGACGCGTGCAGATCCTCCTCCTCGACTCCGACCTGCGCGAGAACGACCCCGCCGACCGCCCGATCACCTCGGTGCTGTACGTCCGCGGACGCGAGATGCGCTTCTACCAGGAGCTCGCGCTGGGGATCGGCGGGTTCCGCGCCCTGAAGGCGCTGGGAATCCGGCCCGCCGTCTGGCACCTCAACGAGGGGCACTCGGCGCTCGTGAACCTCGAGCGCGCGCGCGAGGTGATGCGCGACGGGATCGGGATCGAGGCCGCGCTCGATCGCATCCGTGAGGATTCGGTGTTCACGACCCACACGCCCGTCCCCGCGGGAAACGAGACGTTCGACGTCGAGCTCGTGCGCAACCAGCTCGCCGGGTGGGGCAGATCGGTCGCCGACCTGGAACGGTTCGTTCGCCTCGGACTCGCCAAGCCCGAAGAGGACGATCCCGTCTTCAACATGACGATCCTCGCGATCCGCACCTCCTCGCGCCGGAACGGAGTGAGCAAGCTGCACGGCCAGGTCGCCGACGCGATGTGGCGGTTCCTCTGGCCCGAGGCGCCGGGCGCCGAGGCGCGCATCGGACACATCACGAACGGCATCCACACGCCGACCTGGATGGGTCCGGAGACCGGCGAGCTGCTTCGCCGCCACCTCGGGAACGACTACCTCGATCACCTCCTCGATCCCGGATTCCTCGATGCGGTGCTGGCGATCCCGGACGCGGAGGTCTGGGCCGCCCACCAGGCGCAGAAGAACCGCCTGCTCCTCGTCACCCGCGACCGGCTGCTCGCCCAGTTCGCGCGCCACGGACGCTCCCCCGAGGAGCTTCGCCGCGTCCACCACATCTTCGATCCCGATCACCTCACGCTCGGCTTCGCCCGGCGGTTCGCCACCTACAAGCGCGCGGACCTGCTCTTCCGCGACCCCGAGAGGCTCCGCTCGATCCTCAGCCACGCCGATCGGCCCGTGCAGATCTTCTTCGCCGGGAAGGCCCACCCCGCCGACAAACCCGGCCAGGAGCTGATCCGCACGATCTTCGACGCCTCGATCTCCAGGGAGTTCCAGGGGCGCATCGTGTTCCTCGAGAACTACGACATGCGCATCGCGCGATTCCTCGTGCAGGGCGTCGACGTCTGGGTCAACACCCCGCGCCGCCCGCTCGAGGCGAGCGGCACGAGCGGGATGAAGTCGGCGGCCAACGGCGGCCTCAACTGCAGCGTGTACGACGGCTGGTGGTGCGAGGGGTACGAGGCGGCGACGGGCTGGGTCGTCGGCGAGGCGAAGGACTACAGCGATCCCGAGCAGCAGGATCGCGAGGACGCCGCCTCGCTCTACCGCGTGCTCGCCGAGGAGATCGCCCCGGTCTTCTACCGGCGCGACGCCTCCGGGACTCCGGTCGAGTGGGTGGGCCGGATGAAGCGGGCGATCGGCAAGCTCGCCCCGCGATTCTCCACGCAGCGGATGGTCCGAGAGTACGCGCTGCGCGCCTACGTTCCGGCGAGCCGTCCGGGAGGCGAAGCCGACGAGGCGTCGCTCTGGTCGCCGTGA
- a CDS encoding Ig-like domain-containing protein: MATRTRILTAILFLAAALASPAVAGTYSVAWDPVSDSDLAGYRVYYGASAGSYTQSVDVGNVTQTTLNIADCQMWYVAVKAYDTAGNESASYSNEVSGWARPTVTGISPNAAEQGRTLSVTLTGTNFRAGSTVVFANAGVVVNSVQVNSCSQIVANVTVQPTAAVGTTNVDVEHADGVYGTGVGLFAVQAAVAPTVSSTNPADGATGVAVSVAPTITFSEAVASASINTTTIRLLDDTGAAVAQAAGSPALSANGLTATITPAAALAQNRLYRVQAVGGATGVKDLAGNALATTYTHATGFRTVADTGAPTISAVTATNVAATTARITWTTNEASDSQVFYRTQGTTAWQQTAVYPSMVTSHSVDLQGLAPETVHEYYVRSADAASNASQSGTQTFTTIASPSSYLRFEAEAGTLVAPMRTQTGSGAFNGGWIDTPSGTATGSASSPAGRATYGVNVPTSGTWYLWLRVYAPSTSGDSVFETIDGAARGSVVAPSTGAWVWVAGRSYTLSAGLHTVEVGGQEAQARVDRVLITNDAAFVPTEQPVGDQTAPASVTAFSATPGGGQVTLNWTNPASDYQRTMIRYRTDGAFPVSPVDGFLVTDRAGTAGAGDSFVHGSLSAGTTYSYSAFAIDASGNVATRSTASATPTDVTPPGRVQNARRTDKKPRP, from the coding sequence ATGGCCACTCGAACCCGGATTCTCACCGCCATCCTGTTCCTCGCAGCGGCGCTCGCGTCGCCGGCCGTCGCCGGCACCTACTCGGTTGCCTGGGACCCGGTCTCCGATTCCGATCTCGCGGGGTACCGCGTGTATTACGGCGCGTCGGCGGGTTCGTACACCCAGAGCGTCGACGTGGGGAACGTGACCCAGACGACGTTGAACATCGCCGACTGCCAGATGTGGTACGTGGCGGTCAAGGCGTACGACACCGCGGGGAACGAGAGCGCCAGCTACTCCAACGAAGTCTCGGGATGGGCGCGCCCGACGGTGACGGGGATCAGCCCGAACGCCGCGGAGCAGGGGAGAACCCTCTCGGTGACGCTGACCGGGACGAACTTCCGGGCGGGCTCGACGGTCGTGTTCGCGAACGCCGGCGTCGTCGTCAACTCCGTGCAGGTCAACTCCTGCTCCCAGATCGTCGCCAACGTCACGGTGCAGCCGACCGCGGCGGTCGGGACGACCAACGTCGACGTCGAGCACGCCGACGGCGTCTACGGGACCGGCGTGGGCCTGTTCGCCGTTCAGGCGGCGGTCGCCCCCACCGTTTCCTCGACGAATCCGGCGGACGGCGCGACGGGCGTCGCCGTCTCCGTCGCCCCGACGATCACCTTCAGCGAGGCGGTGGCGTCCGCGTCGATCAACACGACGACGATCCGCCTCCTCGACGACACGGGTGCCGCGGTGGCGCAGGCGGCGGGATCGCCGGCCTTGTCCGCCAACGGGCTGACCGCGACGATCACCCCCGCGGCGGCGCTCGCCCAGAACCGGCTCTACCGCGTCCAGGCGGTGGGCGGCGCCACCGGCGTCAAGGACCTCGCCGGCAACGCCCTCGCGACGACCTACACGCACGCGACGGGCTTCCGCACCGTCGCCGATACCGGAGCGCCGACGATCTCGGCCGTGACGGCCACCAACGTCGCCGCGACGACCGCGCGGATCACCTGGACGACGAACGAAGCGTCCGACAGCCAGGTTTTCTACCGGACGCAGGGCACGACCGCGTGGCAGCAGACCGCGGTCTACCCCTCGATGGTCACGAGCCATTCGGTCGATCTCCAGGGTCTCGCCCCGGAGACCGTGCACGAGTACTACGTCCGCAGCGCGGACGCCGCGTCGAACGCCTCGCAGTCCGGGACGCAGACCTTCACGACGATTGCCTCCCCGTCCAGCTACCTCCGCTTCGAGGCCGAGGCCGGCACGCTCGTCGCGCCGATGCGCACCCAGACCGGTTCGGGCGCGTTCAACGGCGGTTGGATCGACACGCCCTCCGGGACCGCGACCGGCAGCGCCTCCTCCCCGGCGGGACGCGCGACGTACGGCGTGAACGTGCCGACGTCCGGCACGTGGTACCTGTGGCTGCGCGTCTACGCCCCGTCGACTTCGGGCGACTCCGTCTTCGAGACCATCGACGGCGCGGCACGCGGGTCGGTGGTGGCGCCGAGCACCGGCGCCTGGGTGTGGGTTGCGGGGCGGTCGTACACCCTGAGCGCGGGGCTGCACACCGTCGAGGTCGGCGGCCAGGAAGCCCAGGCGCGGGTCGACCGCGTGCTGATCACCAACGACGCCGCGTTCGTCCCGACGGAGCAGCCGGTCGGGGACCAGACCGCGCCGGCTTCGGTCACCGCGTTCAGCGCCACCCCGGGCGGCGGCCAGGTGACGCTCAACTGGACGAACCCCGCGAGCGACTACCAGCGGACGATGATCCGCTACCGCACCGACGGTGCGTTCCCGGTCAGCCCGGTCGACGGCTTCCTCGTCACCGATCGCGCGGGCACCGCGGGCGCCGGCGACAGCTTCGTGCACGGCAGCCTCTCCGCCGGCACGACCTACTCCTACTCCGCCTTCGCGATCGACGCGTCGGGGAACGTCGCGACGCGCTCGACGGCTTCGGCCACTCCGACCGACGTCACGCCTCCCGGCAGGGTCCAGAACGCTCGCCGGACGGACAAGAAACCCCGCCCGTAA